A genomic window from Methanovulcanius yangii includes:
- a CDS encoding 4Fe-4S binding protein — MDEDLRESIRQRCRTMDIPLVGIAGVKRWEHPPFTPWMPEAFYPQSIFPEARSVIVIGLPVDLPVLETAPSIYYHELYTTVNTLLDQYTYRLASYLNGEGYPSVFVPRDGYGSIDVLLENPVAFFSHRHAAYMAGLGTFGVNNMLLTPEYGPRVRFGSVLTTAELPEDPVMEEELCTRCMECVLRCPAGALEEGEYPAVLTDKKACAENSERLHRKRIAPCGICLKVCPVGRDRVHFRREDIGMYADKEHFPAHHRAWKHVRSYGGKK; from the coding sequence ATGGATGAAGATCTCAGGGAGTCGATTCGTCAACGGTGCCGTACAATGGACATCCCGCTCGTGGGAATCGCCGGTGTGAAGCGGTGGGAGCATCCGCCCTTTACCCCATGGATGCCGGAGGCATTCTATCCGCAGTCCATCTTTCCTGAGGCCAGGTCGGTGATCGTAATCGGCCTTCCGGTCGACCTTCCTGTCCTTGAGACTGCACCCTCCATCTATTATCACGAGCTCTACACCACTGTCAATACCCTCCTGGACCAGTATACCTATCGGCTCGCCTCGTACCTGAATGGAGAGGGGTATCCGTCGGTCTTCGTCCCCCGCGACGGCTACGGGAGCATCGATGTCCTGCTCGAAAACCCCGTTGCCTTCTTTTCTCACCGGCATGCCGCGTACATGGCCGGTCTGGGAACGTTCGGCGTAAATAACATGCTTCTGACCCCGGAATACGGGCCACGGGTCAGGTTCGGTTCGGTACTTACAACCGCCGAACTGCCCGAGGACCCGGTCATGGAAGAGGAACTCTGTACCAGATGTATGGAGTGCGTGCTTCGCTGTCCCGCGGGCGCACTGGAGGAAGGTGAATATCCCGCCGTCCTGACTGACAAGAAGGCATGCGCAGAGAACAGTGAACGCCTCCACCGCAAGCGCATCGCCCCCTGCGGTATCTGCCTGAAAGTCTGTCCTGTTGGCCGGGATCGGGTGCATTTCCGTCGTGAGGATATCGGCATGTACGCGGATAAGGAGCATTTCCCTGCCCATCACCGTGCCTGGAAGCATGTCCGGTCATACGGGGGGAAAAAGTGA